The region GGGCGCAGCGCGATGTCAAATAGTTCACCCGAGACCCACGATTTCGATGCGTGGTTTACTGGCTTCTTCGACGGTGAAGGCTGTATCCGCATCGCAATTGCCGACCGTGAGCGGTACAGCACCGGCTTTGAACTTGCACCAATGCTCCGGATCACCCACGAACAGTTGACTGGAACTCTCGACGCAGAAGGATGGATTGGCGTGAAAGTAGACCAGAATAGTGAGTATCGAGTCGACCATCGACTTCAGCCGCAGATCGAGGTCACCGAAACATATCGTGACCACCTGATGGAGGCGCTCTGTGCGTACTGTGATACTCGCGGCGTGAACTGTCATGTGTCCAGTCTCGAAGCTAATGAGAACCGGAGCGATCAGTACATTTGGGGCGTGCAGGGTATCAGCAATACACGGACGCTCCTCACCCCGCTCCGCGATCAGTTCATCGTCAAGCGCGAGCAGGTCGATCTCCTCCTTGACGAGATTCTGCCCCGGATGGAGCAGGGCGTCCATCACGAGAAAGAAGGTTTTCTTGAGGTGATGTACTACGTCGACCGGTTCAACTCGTACAAAGGTGGCAGTCGAGGGAAATACACACTCGAGTATTTCGAGGATCTCTGGGGGATGAAATACACTCCCGAGTAGCTATATCGCGCGGTGGCCGCACGAGAGGAAGAGTGAGAGTCAGTAGACCGTTTTTTGTGAAGTCTCGGCCAAGACGCGTTCGTTACACTGCATAACAAAACTCGTACACAGACCGGTCAACCAACCACGCCAGAACTAGCCTACGTATAGCGATTCGTGGCCGGCAACAGTCAGCTGACGCGAAGGACACCAGTGATGGCCTGTGATGAAACCCAGACACAAACTATCATAGGTCAGTACTACACCTTCTCAGAAGAACCAACATACTCGTTCATCTTTCGTATAGCCAAGAGGACGGCTACATCCGCAGCACCAAACGCATCTCTATAGATGCTGCCCACTACTTGCTCCATCTTCTTTTTCTGCGTTCGTTTACGTTCTTCTACATACCGGGTATTTCGCCGAGTACATCCGGGAATATTCGGCGATTTCGCGGGGACTTGATGGGACGGAATGCTTGGAACTTCTTCGATCTCTCCATCAACCTCAATCTCTGCTACATGACCTTCCCTTGACCTGTACTCGTCCATTCTCTCAGCTAAACTGTCTAGGTAATCTTCGCTGCAGGAGTCATGTAACACGATGTTTTCGGCGTTGTGGAACTGCATCAGGTTCACTTCATCTACTGCTTCCCGGGACTTCAACAAGACCTGCCCTCGATAGTTCGAATCGACAGAGTAAACTCTTGGATCGTACAGGAAAAGCACTCGCTTGGGGTCAATCGGGCAGTAAATCTGCAGTCCTCCCTCCACCAGTCCTGCACCACCGCTTGACTTGAACGCTGGGTTATCCAAGACAATTGGAGTGTCAGAGAATAGAAATTCTCCACCACCTGGGTTTCGAAGCATTACTCCATCCAGATCACCAAAAACGAGGAATCCGAATATACCTTGAAGAATCATGTTTAGATGTATTCCAAGAGCAGCGGCATCAACGAGCGAATCTTGCTTATCGTCTACGCTGTCGATGTGGTCTTTCCATTCGATTCGATCATCGTATACTCCGTCTTCCATGTCGATTCTGAATCCCTCCCGAAGGATTCCGTCACCGGCATCAATATCTGCTCGTACCCGTTTGTGCCGTGTTCTTTGAGTGCCTATGAAGGAGAGAAGAAGCAGTCTTTCACGGCGATTCATCTCAGTTAGGTAATTGCCGCTTCGAAGTGCCTCTAACGGTTCTTGATGTAGTCCCTCGATTTTTTGTAGCTCTTGTTCGACGTGAGTCGCGTTGCCGTACAGATAGTCCTCAGAACAAACGTTGCTAATAGAGGTTTTGACAGGGATTTGTCCGTCCTCGATGTGGTAAACGCTGATTTTTTCGTCTTTGGCCCAACCCTGAAGGTAGTGTTTTGGGACGTAGTGCTGGTTCTTGTACTCAGGCATTCCTCTGATTGTGTTTCCGCCAGTTCTCGACGGCTTGGTCAGGGCCAGATAACTCCAGTTCGTTCTCGTACGTGACCGTGTACGAACCCTGGTTATCTTCCACCGTCAGGACGTGTTCGATTACTGCGTAATCGTTCCTAACGAACGGTCCGATGTTTTTCTCCGGTTCAATTGCTGCACTTCCCCGGTACCGTGCGGAGGAGTGCGGTTCAAGCTCCTTTCCTGTCCAGTTGGTTCGGTAGTTTTCTACCTCTAATTCGGTACCGGCGGAGTCAACCAGTTCTCCGTCCTTCCGGAATCCTTTGAGATTATGGTCGAATATTGCGACGTATGCTCCTTTCTCTCCGGTGTTCGCGATTTTGATGTGGAAGTGACCAGTCCATCGAGCACTGTCGTCGATGGAGTGGCTGCCGCCGCCGAAGCCGGCTGTCGGATCGTTCTCCTGCGGTAAGACTTCGACACCAGAACGTTTCTCCTTGTAGTGACTGAGATACAAGTTCCATGTAGTGACGCCGAGCACAGCTACACTGAGAAGTACTCCTGCGGCTTGAAGCAGGGAAACTGGCATCTCTTATTCTGATTTTGCCCGTCGCCCGTGATAACTGTTCACCACGTTCCTATGCCAGCGGCACTGAACTCTTCGAGGTTGTTTTCTCGGTGAGAAACGAAAATACGCCAAATTTACAAACCGAGCATGGTTGCAATACTTCTGAGAAACACAACAAGTGAGTAGCGGGGAGTGATGAATTTCCCTCCAGAAGTCAGGTCTCCACCGATTTATTGAACAGGCTGTTGTAATGGCTTTCGCGCCACAATTAACACCACGATATTATCAGAAATTCTCCACT is a window of Halobacterium hubeiense DNA encoding:
- a CDS encoding DUF4238 domain-containing protein, producing MPEYKNQHYVPKHYLQGWAKDEKISVYHIEDGQIPVKTSISNVCSEDYLYGNATHVEQELQKIEGLHQEPLEALRSGNYLTEMNRRERLLLLSFIGTQRTRHKRVRADIDAGDGILREGFRIDMEDGVYDDRIEWKDHIDSVDDKQDSLVDAAALGIHLNMILQGIFGFLVFGDLDGVMLRNPGGGEFLFSDTPIVLDNPAFKSSGGAGLVEGGLQIYCPIDPKRVLFLYDPRVYSVDSNYRGQVLLKSREAVDEVNLMQFHNAENIVLHDSCSEDYLDSLAERMDEYRSREGHVAEIEVDGEIEEVPSIPSHQVPAKSPNIPGCTRRNTRYVEERKRTQKKKMEQVVGSIYRDAFGAADVAVLLAIRKMNEYVGSSEKV